The following proteins are co-located in the Mesorhizobium sp. M1E.F.Ca.ET.045.02.1.1 genome:
- a CDS encoding GntR family transcriptional regulator has product MSATAEEEAYRHLQRALRLGRYKPGDRLIPEDIAAEIGMSRMPVREAFRRLASDGLVVLRPNRGCVVAGLTVDELYEIFEIRSVLEGLAVRLAMPRIDEEALEEFENLLDRMERAGQSGSSDWVVRHQEFHGRICALSQRPKLIHQISALHVVIEPYMRIWFDDCDKPHSAREEHAAVIAALRSGDAVHAEQVMQDHILGTAPMLAEFVTPSRGSTPAGERA; this is encoded by the coding sequence ATGTCCGCCACTGCAGAGGAGGAAGCGTACCGGCATCTCCAGCGGGCGCTTCGCCTAGGTCGTTACAAACCGGGTGACCGGCTCATTCCCGAAGACATCGCGGCCGAGATCGGCATGAGCCGCATGCCTGTGCGGGAAGCCTTTCGGCGCCTGGCTTCCGACGGACTGGTCGTTCTCCGCCCCAATCGGGGGTGTGTCGTGGCCGGCCTCACAGTCGATGAGCTTTACGAGATCTTCGAAATACGTTCGGTTCTGGAAGGACTCGCCGTCAGGCTGGCGATGCCACGGATCGATGAGGAGGCGCTCGAAGAATTCGAGAACCTACTCGATCGCATGGAACGCGCCGGGCAGAGCGGTAGCAGCGACTGGGTGGTCCGCCACCAGGAATTCCACGGCCGTATCTGTGCGTTGAGCCAGAGGCCCAAGCTCATCCACCAGATATCGGCGCTGCATGTGGTCATAGAGCCTTACATGCGCATCTGGTTCGACGATTGTGACAAGCCGCATTCTGCGCGCGAGGAGCATGCCGCCGTGATCGCCGCCTTGCGCTCGGGCGACGCTGTGCATGCGGAACAGGTCATGCAGGATCATATTCTCGGCACGGCACCAATGTTGGCCGAATTCGTGACTCCGAGCCGGGGATCAACGCCGGCAGGAGAAAGGGCCTAA